Proteins encoded within one genomic window of Sphingomonas cannabina:
- a CDS encoding SDR family NAD(P)-dependent oxidoreductase — protein sequence MLLENKTVLVTGASAGIGRAVAVGCAKHGANVAINFARDTAGAEAAVAEIEALGRKGVAIQGDVADPQTATDFVARATAALGRVDVFVNNAGICPFHAFLDMPVETLERTMRVNLHGAYFMVQAAARQMVAQGDGGSIIAMSSISALVGGEYQTHYTPTKAGVLSLMQSTAIALGKHGIRCNALLPGTILTDINKDDLADVEKRRYMESRVPLGRLGQPEDMVGPTVFLASDLAQYVTGAALLVDGGMFVNLQ from the coding sequence ATGCTGCTGGAGAACAAGACGGTTCTGGTGACGGGCGCCTCGGCGGGGATCGGCCGCGCGGTGGCGGTGGGCTGCGCGAAGCATGGCGCGAACGTCGCGATCAACTTCGCGCGCGACACCGCGGGCGCCGAGGCGGCGGTGGCCGAGATCGAGGCGCTGGGCCGCAAGGGCGTCGCGATCCAGGGCGACGTCGCCGATCCGCAGACCGCGACCGACTTCGTCGCGCGCGCGACCGCGGCGCTGGGCCGCGTCGACGTGTTCGTCAACAATGCCGGCATCTGCCCGTTCCATGCCTTCCTCGACATGCCGGTGGAGACGCTGGAGCGCACGATGCGGGTCAACCTGCACGGCGCCTATTTCATGGTGCAGGCGGCGGCCAGGCAGATGGTGGCGCAGGGCGACGGCGGCTCGATCATCGCCATGTCTTCGATCTCCGCGCTGGTCGGCGGCGAATATCAGACGCACTATACCCCGACCAAGGCGGGCGTGCTGTCGCTGATGCAGTCGACCGCGATCGCGCTCGGCAAGCACGGCATCCGCTGCAACGCGCTGCTGCCCGGCACCATCCTGACCGACATCAACAAGGACGACCTCGCCGACGTGGAGAAGCGCCGGTACATGGAAAGCCGCGTGCCGCTCGGCCGCCTGGGCCAGCCCGAGGACATGGTCGGGCCGACCGTCTTCCTCGCCTCCGATCTCGCGCAATACGTCACCGGCGCGGCGCTGCTGGTCGACGGCGGCATGTTCGTGAACCTGCAGTGA
- the lldD gene encoding FMN-dependent L-lactate dehydrogenase LldD has translation MTTIASTLDFRTAAKRRLPRFLFDYADGGAYAEATLASNVADLQAVALRQRVLGDVAEIDLSTTLFGRAQPLPVALGPIGIGGMYRRRGETQAARAANARGLPFTVSTVALCSIGEIARASRGPLWFQLYVIRDRGFMGDLIAAAKEAGAEALVFTVDMPVPGARYRDAHSGMSGPNAPLRRVLQAIGKPGWAWDVGIRGRPHRLGNLEPVLGNASGMNDYMGWLGANFDPSITWRDLDWIRAAWDGPLIIKGILDPEDALAAADIGANGIVVSNHGGRQLDGVLSSARALPAIADAVRDRVTVLADSGIRSGLDVVRMLALGAHGVLLGRAWLYALAARGEAGVVQLLELIEKEMRVAMTLTGVNAVAKIDRSILAER, from the coding sequence GTGACGACGATCGCCTCGACGCTCGACTTCCGCACGGCGGCGAAGCGGCGGCTGCCGCGGTTCCTGTTCGATTACGCCGACGGCGGCGCCTATGCCGAGGCGACGCTGGCGAGCAACGTCGCCGACCTCCAGGCGGTGGCGCTGCGCCAGCGCGTGCTGGGCGATGTCGCCGAGATCGACCTGTCGACGACCTTATTCGGACGCGCGCAGCCGCTGCCGGTCGCGCTGGGGCCGATCGGCATCGGCGGCATGTACCGCCGCCGCGGCGAGACGCAGGCGGCGCGCGCCGCCAATGCGCGCGGGCTGCCGTTCACCGTCTCGACCGTCGCGCTCTGCTCGATCGGCGAGATCGCGCGGGCCAGCCGCGGACCTTTGTGGTTCCAGCTCTACGTGATCCGCGACCGCGGCTTCATGGGCGACCTGATCGCCGCTGCGAAGGAAGCCGGAGCGGAGGCGCTGGTGTTCACCGTCGACATGCCGGTGCCCGGCGCGCGCTATCGCGACGCGCATTCGGGCATGTCGGGGCCGAACGCGCCGCTGCGCCGCGTGCTGCAGGCGATCGGCAAGCCCGGCTGGGCGTGGGACGTCGGCATCCGCGGGCGGCCGCACCGGCTCGGCAACCTCGAGCCGGTGCTCGGCAACGCCAGCGGGATGAACGACTATATGGGCTGGCTCGGCGCCAACTTCGATCCGTCGATCACCTGGCGCGACCTCGACTGGATCCGCGCGGCGTGGGACGGCCCGCTGATCATCAAGGGCATCCTCGACCCCGAGGACGCGCTCGCCGCCGCCGACATCGGCGCGAACGGGATCGTCGTCTCCAACCACGGCGGCCGTCAGCTCGACGGGGTGCTGTCGAGCGCGCGGGCGCTGCCGGCGATCGCCGACGCTGTGCGCGACCGGGTGACGGTGCTGGCCGATTCGGGCATCCGTTCGGGGCTCGACGTGGTGCGGATGCTGGCGCTCGGCGCGCACGGCGTGCTGCTCGGCCGCGCCTGGCTCTATGCGCTGGCGGCACGGGGCGAGGCCGGCGTCGTGCAGCTGCTCGAACTGATCGAGAAGGAGATGCGCGTCGCGATGACGCTGACCGGGGTCAATGCGGTTGCCAAGATCGACCGGTCGATTCTGGCGGAGCGCTGA
- the rhmD gene encoding L-rhamnonate dehydratase — translation MALSRIKHVRAFTVRGGGADYHDQGAGHWIDDHIATPMARYPEYRSSRQSFGINVLGTLVVELEAEDGTVGFAVTTGGEPAAFIVEKHLSRFLIGRDPAEYEKIWDQMYFSTQYYGRKGLVVNAISGVDLALWDLLGKLRGEPVYQLLGGAVRDELQFYATGARPDVAKQLGFIGGKLPLHHGPAEGIEGLKKNVALLADMRSKVGDDFWLMYDCWMALDVDYATRLAIACHELGLKWIEEALSPDDYWGYAELRRNVPKGMLVTTGEHEATRWGFRMLLEMECCDIIQPDVGWCGGVTELLKISALADARGKLVVPHGSSVYSYHFVITRHNSPFAEFLMMHPGPTEVVPMFAPQLLGEPVPENGRIRASALDKPGFGVELNRDIALHRPYPN, via the coding sequence GTGGCGCTATCGAGGATCAAGCATGTTCGCGCCTTCACGGTGCGCGGCGGAGGCGCCGATTATCACGACCAGGGCGCGGGCCATTGGATCGACGACCATATCGCCACCCCGATGGCGCGTTATCCCGAATATCGCAGCTCACGGCAGAGCTTCGGCATCAACGTGCTCGGCACGCTGGTGGTCGAGCTGGAGGCCGAGGATGGCACCGTCGGCTTCGCGGTGACGACCGGCGGCGAGCCGGCGGCGTTCATCGTCGAGAAGCACCTCTCCCGCTTCCTGATCGGCCGCGATCCGGCCGAATATGAGAAGATCTGGGACCAGATGTACTTCTCGACGCAATATTACGGGCGCAAGGGGCTGGTGGTGAACGCCATCTCCGGGGTCGACCTTGCCCTCTGGGACCTGCTCGGCAAGCTGCGCGGCGAGCCGGTGTACCAGCTGCTCGGCGGCGCGGTGCGCGACGAGCTCCAGTTCTATGCGACCGGCGCGCGGCCGGACGTCGCGAAACAGCTCGGCTTCATCGGCGGCAAGCTCCCGCTCCACCATGGGCCGGCTGAGGGGATCGAGGGACTCAAGAAGAACGTCGCGCTGCTCGCCGACATGCGGTCCAAGGTCGGCGACGATTTCTGGCTGATGTACGATTGCTGGATGGCGCTCGACGTCGACTATGCGACGCGCCTCGCCATCGCCTGTCACGAGCTCGGCCTCAAGTGGATCGAGGAGGCGCTCTCGCCCGACGATTACTGGGGCTATGCCGAGCTCCGCCGCAACGTGCCGAAGGGCATGCTGGTCACCACCGGCGAGCATGAGGCGACGCGCTGGGGCTTCCGGATGCTGCTGGAGATGGAGTGCTGCGACATCATCCAGCCGGACGTCGGCTGGTGCGGCGGCGTCACCGAGCTGCTCAAGATCTCCGCGCTGGCGGACGCGCGCGGCAAGCTGGTCGTGCCGCACGGCTCGTCGGTCTACAGCTATCATTTCGTGATCACCCGCCACAACTCGCCGTTCGCCGAGTTCCTGATGATGCACCCCGGCCCGACCGAGGTGGTGCCGATGTTCGCGCCGCAGCTGCTCGGCGAGCCGGTGCCCGAGAACGGCCGCATCCGGGCGTCGGCGCTCGACAAGCCGGGCTTTGGCGTCGAGCTCAACCGCGATATCGCCCTCCACCGTCCCTACCCGAACTGA
- a CDS encoding fumarylacetoacetate hydrolase family protein, protein MKFCRYGAKGAEKPGLIDADGRIRDLSGKVSDITVDALAGLAGVDPASLPLVEGEPRYGVPVTGISKIVAIGLNYADHAHESGLPIPTEPVMFMKALSSLSGPNDDVVLPKDSTHSDWEVELGVVIGKTCRYVEEADALGHVAGYVLANDVSERFNQKERGSQWSKGKGHDTFCPVGPWLVTPDEVGDPQNLAMSLDVNGERMQTGNTKTMIFNVAEIISYVSRYVTLLPGDLIITGTPPGVGEGKKPEKIFLKPGDEMALTIEKLGQQRQKVVAFDLGAFA, encoded by the coding sequence ATGAAGTTTTGCCGCTATGGCGCGAAGGGCGCCGAGAAGCCCGGTCTGATCGACGCCGACGGCCGCATCCGCGACCTGTCGGGCAAGGTGAGCGACATCACCGTCGATGCGCTCGCCGGGCTGGCGGGCGTCGATCCGGCGTCGCTGCCGCTGGTCGAGGGCGAGCCGCGCTACGGCGTGCCGGTGACCGGCATCAGCAAGATCGTCGCGATCGGCCTCAACTATGCCGACCACGCGCATGAATCGGGCCTGCCGATCCCGACCGAGCCGGTCATGTTCATGAAGGCGCTGTCGAGCCTGTCGGGCCCGAACGACGACGTCGTGCTGCCCAAGGATTCGACCCACAGCGACTGGGAGGTCGAGCTGGGCGTGGTGATCGGCAAGACCTGCCGCTACGTCGAGGAGGCCGACGCGCTGGGCCATGTCGCGGGCTATGTGCTGGCGAACGACGTGTCGGAGCGCTTCAACCAGAAGGAGCGCGGCTCGCAATGGTCGAAGGGCAAGGGCCACGACACCTTCTGCCCAGTCGGCCCGTGGCTGGTGACGCCCGACGAGGTTGGCGACCCGCAGAACCTGGCGATGAGCCTCGACGTCAACGGCGAGCGGATGCAGACCGGCAATACGAAGACGATGATCTTCAACGTCGCCGAGATCATCTCCTACGTCAGCCGCTATGTCACGCTGCTGCCGGGCGACCTCATCATCACCGGCACCCCGCCGGGTGTCGGCGAGGGCAAGAAGCCCGAGAAGATCTTCCTCAAGCCCGGCGACGAGATGGCGCTGACCATCGAGAAGCTCGGGCAGCAGCGGCAGAAGGTGGTCGCGTTCGACCTGGGGGCGTTCGCGTGA
- a CDS encoding SDR family NAD(P)-dependent oxidoreductase gives MTLYPGRFFQRSAIVTGGASGLGKAVARRIVAEGGTVALWDLNPEALAAAKEEVGAADIQALDVSDPAAVEAAAKASAAALGKVDILVCSAGITGATATVHEYPIDSWQRVIDINLNGLFYCNRAVVPFMLANGYGRIVNIASVAGKEGNPNASAYSASKAGVIGFTKSLGKELAGKGVIANSLTPATFESPILAQLPQSQVDYMRSKIPMGRLGEVEESAAMVCFMASEECSFTTASTFDTSGGRTTF, from the coding sequence GTGACGCTCTATCCCGGCCGCTTCTTCCAGCGCAGCGCGATCGTCACCGGCGGCGCGTCGGGCCTCGGCAAGGCGGTGGCGCGGCGCATCGTCGCCGAGGGCGGCACCGTCGCGCTGTGGGACCTCAACCCCGAGGCGCTCGCCGCCGCGAAGGAGGAGGTCGGCGCCGCCGACATCCAGGCGCTCGACGTCTCCGATCCGGCCGCGGTCGAGGCCGCGGCCAAGGCCAGCGCCGCCGCGCTCGGCAAGGTCGACATCCTGGTCTGCTCGGCGGGCATCACCGGCGCCACCGCCACCGTCCACGAATATCCGATCGACAGCTGGCAGCGGGTGATCGACATCAACCTGAACGGCCTGTTCTACTGCAACCGCGCCGTGGTGCCGTTCATGCTGGCGAACGGCTATGGCCGCATCGTCAACATCGCCTCGGTCGCCGGCAAGGAAGGCAATCCCAACGCCTCCGCCTATTCGGCGTCCAAGGCGGGCGTGATCGGCTTCACCAAGAGCCTCGGCAAGGAGCTCGCCGGGAAGGGCGTGATCGCCAACAGCCTGACGCCCGCCACCTTCGAGAGCCCGATCCTCGCCCAGCTCCCGCAGAGCCAGGTCGACTATATGCGCTCGAAGATCCCGATGGGCCGGCTCGGTGAGGTCGAGGAATCGGCCGCCATGGTCTGCTTCATGGCGAGCGAGGAGT